The proteins below are encoded in one region of Planctopirus limnophila DSM 3776:
- a CDS encoding GNAT family N-acetyltransferase, which yields MTVTPPPGLVVRLMDARDLQRGFLETLSALKPTELSHEAAVSVFQRRLRSKVHTYVALLENQVIGTASLMIEPKFLHGGSAVGHIEDVAVRQSEQHHGIGLALMKHLFEVCQQAGCYKVILDCAPDVAPFYEKLGFHQWALGYRVDLQIQPTA from the coding sequence ATGACTGTCACACCCCCACCCGGCCTTGTCGTTCGGCTGATGGATGCCCGCGATCTCCAGCGCGGGTTTCTCGAAACGCTCTCGGCACTCAAGCCAACGGAACTTTCCCATGAAGCCGCCGTCTCGGTCTTTCAACGACGCCTGCGGAGCAAAGTTCACACGTATGTGGCTTTGCTCGAAAATCAGGTGATCGGGACGGCATCACTCATGATTGAGCCCAAGTTTCTGCATGGTGGCAGTGCAGTGGGGCATATTGAAGATGTGGCAGTCCGCCAGAGTGAGCAGCATCACGGCATTGGGCTGGCACTGATGAAGCACCTCTTTGAAGTCTGTCAGCAGGCGGGTTGCTACAAGGTGATTCTCGATTGTGCCCCCGATGTGGCCCCCTTTTACGAAAAGCTCGGCTTCCACCAATGGGCTCTCGGCTATCGCGTCGATCTGCAAATCCAGCCCACAGCCTGA
- a CDS encoding phage terminase small subunit P27 family, producing MARGRIPKPKQLNDLKVDTHKRRRHQAEPVPLKDHTTCPEHLNDVARDKWTEITTLLDQMGLLSSADSDALELYCAAYSRYRKVEEMVKNFGEAIISPVNKYPMISPYSTVMNKNLETCRRLLIEFGLTPAARSRCAITPTGKDNSGWGEFFKVAG from the coding sequence ATGGCTCGTGGAAGAATCCCCAAACCCAAACAACTGAACGATCTCAAGGTTGACACGCATAAACGGCGTCGTCATCAGGCTGAGCCTGTGCCTCTCAAAGATCATACCACTTGTCCCGAACACTTGAACGATGTGGCACGGGACAAGTGGACAGAGATTACCACACTTCTTGATCAAATGGGACTGCTTTCCTCGGCGGATTCTGATGCCCTGGAACTGTACTGTGCGGCGTACTCTCGATACCGCAAAGTCGAAGAAATGGTGAAGAATTTCGGGGAAGCGATCATCAGCCCCGTGAACAAGTACCCGATGATTTCTCCATACTCCACGGTGATGAACAAAAACCTCGAAACCTGTCGAAGGTTGCTGATTGAATTTGGGCTGACGCCAGCGGCTCGTTCTCGCTGTGCGATCACGCCGACCGGCAAGGACAACAGTGGATGGGGAGAGTTTTTCAAAGTAGCTGGGTAG
- a CDS encoding antitoxin Xre/MbcA/ParS toxin-binding domain-containing protein, protein MSVINRKKSAVPKHVPTKGQAKPRINRTSFKAGMVLELRHRLQLKQADFARLLPVSVRSLATLEGGAPPSEAVARKLVEIHRLTNALAEVIKKDSLGWWLQTPNGAFDGLKPIEVIDRGESDRIWSMIFFLRSGVPA, encoded by the coding sequence ATGTCAGTCATAAATCGCAAGAAATCAGCAGTCCCAAAACATGTTCCGACCAAGGGGCAGGCAAAGCCCAGGATCAACCGCACATCCTTCAAGGCTGGTATGGTTTTGGAGCTTCGTCATCGACTGCAACTCAAGCAGGCAGACTTTGCTCGGCTACTTCCGGTTTCAGTGAGATCTCTCGCCACATTAGAAGGTGGGGCGCCTCCATCCGAAGCTGTCGCCCGTAAGCTTGTCGAAATCCACCGCTTAACCAACGCACTTGCGGAAGTCATCAAAAAGGATTCGCTCGGCTGGTGGTTACAAACCCCGAACGGGGCTTTTGACGGATTGAAACCCATCGAAGTCATCGACCGCGGGGAAAGCGATCGTATCTGGTCGATGATCTTCTTTCTCAGGTCTGGAGTCCCTGCATAA
- a CDS encoding STM4504/CBY_0614 family protein: MNRPFDVFSKRIVKLPEVFEYDVLPDKLRNQLVILFDRTIFRLAENLNIGGEVQGTIRHLVARIGEEHGLNSLDDSFVPVSGRANSPIEQLRNCIWREGEVGIVLDAVEWLCIAFLHFDRQYEFLKLKSSTEIATLNYRFRENGIGYEFNIDAKKIIRIDSTLLHQSSILPSLSLLTDPLYSTANSEFVIAFEDYKKGDYDDCAVKSCSAFESTLKVICTRKGWAFDPNKDTCSKLVEIVVKNGNLDSFLTEPFKLIGSIRNKLSAAHGGGTSQRVVTEEMARYCLNSTASAILYMVEATR, translated from the coding sequence GTGAACCGTCCATTTGATGTCTTCTCAAAACGTATTGTGAAGCTACCTGAAGTCTTTGAATACGACGTACTACCTGACAAGCTACGCAATCAGCTTGTCATTCTCTTTGACAGAACCATTTTCCGATTAGCCGAGAATCTTAACATTGGCGGTGAGGTGCAGGGGACTATCCGCCATCTTGTTGCCCGCATTGGCGAGGAACATGGGCTGAATTCCCTAGATGATTCGTTCGTTCCAGTCTCAGGTAGAGCAAATTCGCCCATTGAGCAACTTAGAAACTGTATTTGGCGAGAAGGTGAGGTCGGAATTGTTTTGGATGCTGTGGAGTGGCTATGCATTGCCTTCCTGCACTTCGACAGACAATATGAGTTCCTGAAACTAAAATCGTCCACTGAAATTGCCACCCTAAACTATCGGTTCCGTGAAAATGGTATCGGTTATGAGTTTAATATTGACGCTAAGAAGATTATTCGTATTGACTCGACTCTTCTCCACCAGTCGTCAATTCTTCCCTCTCTGTCGTTGTTAACTGATCCACTCTACTCAACAGCAAATTCTGAGTTTGTCATTGCGTTCGAGGATTACAAGAAGGGTGATTATGACGACTGTGCAGTGAAATCATGCTCTGCCTTCGAGAGTACACTCAAAGTTATTTGCACTCGGAAAGGGTGGGCATTCGACCCGAATAAGGATACTTGCAGCAAACTGGTCGAGATTGTCGTCAAGAATGGGAATCTCGATTCTTTTTTGACAGAACCGTTCAAGCTGATCGGGAGCATCCGAAACAAATTGAGTGCCGCCCACGGAGGCGGGACTTCCCAGCGTGTTGTTACCGAAGAAATGGCTCGATACTGCCTCAATTCAACTGCTTCTGCCATTCTTTACATGGTCGAAGCTACACGCTGA
- a CDS encoding DUF1330 domain-containing protein, which yields MPAYIVFMREKTLDPSELETYWEKVKGTLDGHQLKVLAAYGKHLTLEGPAVEGVVIAEFPTFAEASDWYESPAYQQAAQHRHNGAIYRGLIVEGL from the coding sequence ATGCCCGCCTATATTGTCTTCATGCGTGAAAAGACGCTCGATCCGTCCGAGTTGGAAACCTATTGGGAAAAGGTAAAAGGGACGCTGGATGGCCATCAGTTGAAAGTGCTGGCCGCCTATGGGAAGCATCTGACGTTGGAGGGCCCGGCTGTGGAAGGGGTCGTCATCGCCGAGTTCCCGACATTCGCTGAAGCCAGCGACTGGTACGAAAGCCCCGCCTACCAGCAAGCCGCCCAGCACCGACACAACGGCGCCATCTACCGCGGCTTAATCGTCGAAGGACTGTGA
- a CDS encoding glucose 1-dehydrogenase: protein MSKLQNKVALVTGASKGIGAGIAGELAAAGAAVVVNYASDRAGAESVVAAIKAAGGQALALRGDVAKAADVAALFERTQAAFGSLDILVNNAGVYQTMPVAELTEAEFHREININLLGPLLVIRESLLHFGPEGGSIINIGSGASKSHPPGFAIYSASKAGLDAVTGVLAKELAPRKIRVNSVNPGATLSEGTKAAGLYGVESDFEKLLVSMTPLGRMGTPQDIAKVVAFLASDDSGWLTGEVILASGGLR from the coding sequence ATGTCGAAATTGCAAAACAAAGTGGCTCTCGTTACGGGAGCATCTAAAGGGATCGGAGCGGGAATCGCCGGGGAACTTGCCGCAGCCGGTGCGGCTGTGGTGGTGAACTACGCGAGCGACCGAGCCGGTGCAGAATCTGTTGTGGCTGCGATCAAGGCCGCAGGTGGCCAGGCCCTGGCGCTTAGGGGGGATGTTGCGAAAGCCGCCGATGTTGCAGCGCTGTTCGAGCGCACGCAGGCGGCCTTCGGCTCTCTCGATATTCTGGTCAACAATGCCGGCGTCTATCAGACCATGCCAGTCGCAGAACTGACAGAGGCCGAGTTCCACCGCGAGATCAATATCAACCTGCTCGGGCCACTGTTGGTGATCCGCGAATCGCTCCTGCACTTCGGGCCGGAAGGGGGGAGTATCATCAATATCGGCTCTGGTGCTTCAAAGTCGCATCCACCCGGCTTCGCCATCTATTCTGCGAGCAAAGCGGGTCTGGATGCCGTGACAGGTGTGCTGGCCAAAGAACTCGCCCCGCGAAAAATTCGCGTTAATTCGGTCAATCCCGGCGCGACGCTGAGTGAAGGGACGAAGGCGGCCGGATTGTATGGCGTCGAGAGTGACTTTGAGAAACTTCTCGTCTCCATGACTCCTCTGGGCCGCATGGGGACACCACAGGACATTGCGAAGGTGGTGGCGTTTCTCGCCTCGGATGATTCGGGTTGGTTGACGGGCGAAGTCATCCTCGCCTCAGGTGGATTGCGCTAG
- a CDS encoding RNA polymerase sigma factor, which yields MQNPFTEVPDESTDADLIEEARQGSREALEKLVLRHQAWIYNIAIRMVFHPQDAEEVTQEVLIKVITRLSTFQGESQFRTWLYRITANHVLNMRRRGAEREVHTFSSYASAINATPDLDLPDPKSVPVEVPLLVEEAKISCTMGMLLCLDRQQRLIFTLGEILGVTDKVGSDILEISADNFRQCLSRARRDLHQFMHGQCGLVNPDNPCRCAKKTRGFIEAGHVDPNHLQFVPRHVRRISAAAEALVLTIEQTVDEHDQTIFREHPFLEPRHQLDWLRRLLDKGDFGTALDLN from the coding sequence ATGCAAAATCCCTTCACCGAAGTCCCCGATGAATCGACCGATGCCGACCTCATCGAAGAGGCCCGGCAAGGGAGTCGTGAGGCGCTGGAGAAACTGGTGCTCAGGCATCAGGCGTGGATCTACAACATCGCCATCCGCATGGTCTTTCACCCTCAGGATGCCGAGGAAGTCACCCAGGAAGTGCTGATCAAGGTCATCACCCGCCTCAGCACGTTCCAGGGGGAAAGCCAGTTTCGCACATGGCTCTACCGCATCACAGCCAACCATGTTTTGAATATGAGACGTCGCGGTGCCGAGCGGGAGGTTCATACGTTCTCCAGCTACGCCAGCGCGATCAACGCGACGCCGGATCTCGATCTGCCCGACCCGAAGTCGGTTCCCGTCGAAGTGCCGCTCCTCGTTGAAGAGGCGAAAATCTCCTGCACGATGGGGATGTTGCTCTGCCTCGACCGCCAGCAGCGGCTGATCTTCACGCTCGGCGAAATCCTCGGAGTCACCGACAAGGTCGGCAGCGACATCCTCGAGATCTCCGCCGACAACTTCCGCCAGTGCCTCTCACGCGCCCGCCGTGATCTTCACCAGTTCATGCACGGCCAATGTGGTCTGGTCAATCCCGATAACCCCTGCCGCTGTGCCAAGAAAACCAGAGGTTTCATCGAGGCGGGGCATGTCGATCCCAACCATCTGCAATTTGTCCCCCGGCACGTGCGGCGTATCTCGGCAGCAGCCGAAGCTCTGGTACTCACCATCGAGCAGACCGTGGATGAACATGACCAGACGATCTTCCGCGAGCATCCTTTTCTCGAACCCAGGCACCAGCTCGACTGGCTCCGGCGACTGCTCGACAAGGGGGATTTCGGGACTGCCCTCGATCTCAATTAA
- a CDS encoding helix-hairpin-helix domain-containing protein, with amino-acid sequence MAASDLLQIPGIGKTFVRDFARIGIHSIDQLVQKDPELLFHQLALANQAVDHKTSKNYLYVIRMAVYYANGGRDPEQLKWHAWK; translated from the coding sequence ATGGCTGCGTCTGATCTTTTGCAGATTCCGGGGATTGGTAAGACTTTTGTCCGGGATTTTGCGCGGATTGGGATTCATTCCATCGATCAACTGGTGCAGAAAGATCCCGAGCTGCTTTTTCATCAGTTGGCACTCGCCAATCAGGCGGTTGACCATAAAACCAGCAAGAACTATCTCTACGTCATTCGCATGGCCGTCTACTATGCCAATGGCGGGCGGGATCCTGAGCAGTTGAAATGGCATGCCTGGAAGTGA